One Streptomyces sp. SAI-135 DNA segment encodes these proteins:
- a CDS encoding RecB family exonuclease: MARAGRVGSAAPASLSPSRANDFMQCPLLYRFRVIDRLPEKPSAAATRGTLVHSVLERLFDAPAGERTAPAAKSLIPGQWDRLRESRPEVLELFADDPDGERLATWLSEAERLVERWFTLEDPTRLEPAERELFVEAELDSGLRLRGIIDRVDVAPTGEVRIVDYKTGKAPRPEYAEGALFQMKFYALVVWRLKKVIPRRLQLVYLGSGDVLTYDPVLADLERVERKLLALWEAIRQATRTGDWRPRPTKLCGWCDHQEHCPEFGGTPPPYPLPVEAAPGEQGRMGPD, from the coding sequence GTGGCTCGGGCGGGCCGTGTGGGTTCTGCCGCGCCTGCTTCTCTGTCTCCCTCTCGGGCCAATGACTTCATGCAGTGCCCGCTGCTGTACCGGTTCCGGGTGATCGACCGGCTGCCGGAGAAGCCGAGCGCGGCGGCGACCCGGGGGACCCTGGTGCACTCGGTGCTGGAGCGGCTGTTCGACGCCCCGGCCGGGGAGCGGACCGCGCCCGCGGCCAAGTCGCTGATCCCGGGCCAGTGGGACCGGCTCCGGGAGAGCCGGCCGGAGGTGCTGGAGCTGTTCGCCGACGATCCGGACGGCGAGCGGCTGGCGACGTGGCTCTCCGAGGCGGAGCGACTGGTCGAGCGGTGGTTCACGCTGGAGGACCCGACGCGACTGGAGCCCGCCGAGCGGGAGTTGTTCGTCGAGGCGGAGCTGGACTCGGGACTGCGGCTGCGCGGGATCATCGACCGGGTCGACGTGGCGCCGACCGGTGAGGTGCGGATCGTCGACTACAAGACCGGCAAGGCGCCCCGGCCCGAGTACGCCGAGGGCGCGCTGTTCCAGATGAAGTTCTACGCGCTGGTGGTGTGGCGGCTGAAGAAGGTGATCCCGCGCCGCCTCCAGCTCGTCTACCTCGGCAGCGGTGACGTGTTGACCTACGACCCGGTCCTCGCCGACCTGGAGCGGGTCGAGCGCAAGCTGCTGGCGCTGTGGGAGGCGATCCGGCAGGCCACGCGGACGGGCGACTGGCGGCCGCGTCCCACGAAGCTGTGCGGCTGGTGCGATCACCAGGAGCACTGCCCGGAGTTCGGCGGCACTCCCCCGCCCTACCCGCTGCCGGTGGAGGCCGCGCCCGGCGAGCAGGGCAGAATGGGGCCGGACTAG
- a CDS encoding response regulator transcription factor: MAIRVLLVDDQPLLRTGFRMILEAEQDIAVVGEAGDGLQALDQVRALQPDVVLMDIRMPRMDGVEATRQITGPGRDGPAKVLVLTTFDLDEYVVEALRAGASGFLLKDAPANELVQAIRVVAAGEAMLAPSITRRLLDKYATHLPSGDEPVPDTLHTLTDREVEVLKLVARGLSNAEIAADLFVSETTVKTHVGHVLTKLGLRDRVQAAVYAYESGLVRPGAQ; encoded by the coding sequence GTGGCCATCCGCGTCCTACTGGTCGACGACCAGCCGCTGCTGCGTACCGGGTTCCGGATGATTCTGGAGGCCGAGCAGGACATCGCGGTCGTGGGCGAGGCCGGAGACGGTCTTCAGGCCCTCGACCAGGTGCGGGCGCTGCAGCCCGACGTGGTCCTGATGGACATCCGTATGCCGCGGATGGACGGTGTGGAGGCGACCCGGCAGATCACCGGTCCCGGGCGGGACGGCCCGGCCAAGGTGCTGGTGCTGACCACCTTCGACCTCGACGAGTACGTGGTGGAGGCGCTGCGGGCGGGGGCCAGCGGCTTCCTACTCAAGGACGCCCCGGCCAACGAACTGGTGCAGGCAATCCGGGTGGTGGCCGCGGGCGAGGCGATGCTCGCGCCGAGCATCACGCGCCGGCTGCTCGACAAGTACGCCACGCATCTGCCCTCGGGTGACGAGCCGGTGCCGGACACCCTGCACACGCTCACCGACCGCGAGGTCGAGGTGCTCAAGCTGGTGGCGCGCGGGCTGTCCAACGCGGAGATCGCCGCGGACCTGTTCGTCAGCGAGACCACCGTGAAGACGCATGTGGGCCATGTGCTGACCAAGCTGGGGCTGCGGGACCGGGTGCAGGCCGCGGTGTACGCGTACGAGAGCGGTCTGGTCCGTCCGGGCGCGCAGTAG
- a CDS encoding ABC transporter substrate-binding protein, producing MNKRIQWQVLPIVAGLASGLLTGCGTESGGSGAEGSSVVMGMSDDVLATDPASGYDPGSWLLFNNVFQSLLSFPKGGTDPEPDAAQSCEFTDTRTQVYECTLKDGLKFSNGDPLTSEDVKFSFDRMLKINDDAGPAIMFPMLDKVETPDEKTVVFRLNTADATFPSKLASGAGSIVDHTQYDADGLREDGKAVGSGPYQLDSFGDDEAVFSVNENYQGTADPQNSGVTLKFFHGDQAALKTALTEDKVDLAYRGLSAGDIADIEKASPDSGVEVVEGTSAEVQHLVFNMDDPVAGQLGVRKAIAYLLDREALIHDVYQGTATPLYSIVPAGIAGHNTAFFDTYGAQPSRTKAAAALADEGITGKVKLTLWSTPSRYGPATDQELKTIARQLNASGLFDADVKSVAFDQYEKDIAAGKYGVYVKGWVPDYPDADNFTAPFFGKGNVLDNNYSNTKITGSLIPQTAAQPDRSATDDPYGTLQDLVAEDVPVLPVWQAKQYAVVRDNVYGLEYCLDASTVFRFWELSKG from the coding sequence GTGAACAAGCGCATCCAGTGGCAGGTCCTGCCGATCGTGGCAGGGCTGGCCTCCGGTCTGCTGACCGGCTGCGGCACGGAGTCGGGGGGCTCCGGTGCCGAAGGCTCCTCCGTGGTCATGGGGATGTCCGACGACGTCCTCGCCACCGACCCGGCCTCCGGCTACGACCCCGGCTCCTGGCTGTTGTTCAACAATGTCTTCCAGTCGCTGCTCAGCTTCCCCAAGGGCGGCACGGACCCGGAGCCGGACGCCGCCCAGAGCTGCGAGTTCACGGACACCAGGACGCAGGTGTACGAGTGCACCCTCAAGGACGGCCTCAAGTTCAGCAACGGTGACCCGCTCACCTCCGAGGACGTCAAGTTCTCCTTCGACCGCATGCTGAAGATCAACGACGACGCCGGTCCCGCGATCATGTTCCCGATGCTCGACAAGGTCGAGACGCCGGACGAGAAGACCGTCGTGTTCCGGCTCAACACCGCCGACGCGACCTTCCCGAGCAAGCTCGCCTCCGGCGCCGGATCCATCGTCGACCACACGCAGTACGACGCCGACGGCCTCCGCGAGGACGGCAAGGCGGTCGGCTCCGGCCCCTACCAGCTCGACTCCTTCGGCGACGACGAAGCCGTGTTCTCCGTCAACGAGAACTACCAGGGCACCGCCGACCCCCAGAACTCCGGCGTCACGCTGAAGTTCTTCCACGGCGACCAGGCCGCCCTGAAGACCGCCCTGACCGAGGACAAGGTCGACCTCGCCTACCGCGGACTGAGCGCGGGCGACATCGCCGACATCGAGAAGGCCTCGCCCGACTCCGGCGTCGAGGTCGTCGAGGGCACCAGCGCCGAGGTCCAGCACCTCGTCTTCAACATGGACGACCCGGTCGCCGGACAGCTCGGCGTCCGCAAGGCGATCGCCTACCTGCTCGACCGCGAAGCCCTCATCCACGACGTCTACCAGGGCACCGCGACCCCGCTCTACTCGATCGTCCCGGCCGGCATCGCGGGCCACAACACGGCCTTCTTCGACACCTACGGCGCCCAGCCCTCCAGGACCAAGGCCGCCGCCGCCCTCGCCGACGAGGGCATCACCGGCAAGGTGAAGCTGACCCTGTGGTCGACGCCGTCCCGCTACGGCCCGGCCACCGACCAGGAACTCAAGACGATCGCCCGGCAGCTCAACGCCAGCGGGCTGTTCGACGCCGACGTGAAGTCGGTGGCCTTCGACCAGTACGAGAAGGACATCGCGGCCGGCAAGTACGGCGTGTACGTCAAGGGCTGGGTGCCCGACTACCCGGACGCCGACAACTTCACGGCCCCCTTCTTCGGCAAGGGCAACGTGCTGGACAACAACTACAGCAACACCAAGATCACCGGCTCGCTCATCCCCCAGACCGCCGCCCAGCCCGACCGCTCCGCGACGGACGACCCCTACGGCACGCTCCAGGACCTCGTCGCCGAGGACGTCCCCGTCCTGCCGGTCTGGCAGGCCAAGCAGTACGCCGTCGTGCGCGACAACGTCTACGGCCTGGAGTACTGCCTCGACGCCTCCACGGTGTTCCGCTTCTGGGAGCTCAGCAAGGGCTGA
- a CDS encoding ABC transporter substrate-binding protein, with amino-acid sequence MNRKTLVLPAVIGLLAPVLAACGGSDSGSGGGDAIGVGTTDRFTATKEAPAPLDPAYAYDVGTWNVLRQTVQTLMIQPKGEGDPVPEAAQSCGFSDSGNERYVCTLRDGLKFANGDAITAADVKYSIDRARALKADSGVFALLSTIDTVETKGDREVIFHLKTADATFPYKLSTPVAGIVNPDDYEKNKLRDGFDVDGSGPYTMKADVKDDELVDAVFTKNPNYKGSLTVNNDKVELRSFEDADAMGTALEKGDIDLITRTMSPQQIQKLSNESGGDVDLVEMAGLEIRYLAFNTDAPTVKSRAVRQAMAQLINRSELVSKVYGTQAEPLFSLVPATITGHSNSFFNKYGDPSVSKAKSRLTQAGITTPVKLTLHYTTDHYGPATKEEFEDLQKQLNDSGLFDVSIQGTPWDTFRPAEQKGKYDVYGMGWFPDFPDADNYLAPFLDKDNFLGSPYANSEIRNTLIPDSRREADRLSAAGSLTEIQDIVAKDVPVLPLWQGKQYVAARDDVTGTAYALNSSSTLQLWELGKGVGG; translated from the coding sequence ATGAACCGCAAGACTTTGGTGCTGCCGGCCGTCATAGGTCTGCTCGCGCCGGTGCTCGCCGCCTGCGGCGGGTCCGACAGCGGCAGCGGCGGGGGCGATGCGATCGGCGTCGGCACCACGGACCGGTTCACCGCCACGAAGGAAGCTCCCGCCCCGCTCGACCCCGCCTACGCCTACGACGTCGGCACCTGGAACGTCCTGCGTCAGACCGTGCAGACCCTGATGATCCAGCCCAAGGGCGAGGGCGACCCCGTGCCCGAGGCCGCCCAGTCCTGCGGCTTCAGCGACAGCGGCAACGAACGCTACGTCTGCACCCTGCGCGACGGCCTGAAGTTCGCGAACGGCGACGCCATCACCGCGGCCGACGTGAAGTACTCCATCGACCGCGCCCGCGCCCTCAAGGCCGACTCCGGCGTCTTCGCCCTGCTGTCCACCATCGACACCGTCGAGACCAAGGGCGACCGCGAGGTCATCTTCCACCTCAAGACCGCCGACGCCACCTTCCCGTACAAGCTGTCGACCCCGGTCGCCGGCATCGTCAACCCCGACGACTACGAGAAGAACAAGCTCCGCGACGGCTTCGACGTCGACGGCTCCGGGCCGTACACCATGAAGGCCGACGTCAAGGACGACGAGCTCGTCGACGCCGTGTTCACCAAGAACCCCAACTACAAGGGGTCGTTGACGGTGAACAACGACAAGGTCGAGCTGCGCTCCTTCGAGGACGCCGACGCCATGGGCACCGCCCTCGAGAAGGGCGACATCGACCTCATCACCCGCACCATGTCGCCCCAGCAGATCCAGAAGCTGTCGAACGAGTCCGGCGGCGACGTCGACCTCGTCGAGATGGCCGGCCTGGAGATCCGCTACCTCGCCTTCAACACCGACGCCCCGACCGTGAAGTCCCGTGCGGTACGCCAGGCGATGGCCCAGCTCATCAACCGCAGCGAACTCGTCTCCAAGGTCTACGGCACCCAGGCCGAGCCGCTGTTCTCGCTGGTCCCGGCCACCATCACCGGCCACTCCAACTCGTTCTTCAACAAGTACGGCGACCCGAGCGTCTCCAAGGCCAAGTCCCGGCTGACCCAGGCCGGCATCACCACCCCGGTGAAGCTGACCCTCCACTACACGACCGACCACTACGGTCCGGCCACCAAGGAGGAGTTCGAGGACCTGCAGAAGCAGCTCAACGACAGCGGGCTCTTCGACGTCAGCATCCAGGGCACCCCCTGGGACACCTTCCGCCCGGCCGAGCAGAAGGGCAAGTACGACGTCTACGGCATGGGCTGGTTCCCGGACTTCCCCGACGCCGACAACTACCTCGCGCCCTTCCTCGACAAGGACAACTTCCTCGGCTCGCCCTACGCCAACAGCGAGATCCGCAACACCCTGATCCCCGACTCCCGCCGAGAGGCCGACCGTCTCTCCGCGGCCGGAAGCCTGACCGAGATCCAGGACATCGTCGCCAAGGACGTCCCCGTGCTGCCGCTGTGGCAGGGCAAGCAGTACGTCGCCGCACGCGACGACGTCACGGGCACCGCCTACGCGCTCAACTCCTCGTCGACGCTGCAGCTCTGGGAACTCGGCAAGGGCGTGGGCGGCTGA
- a CDS encoding HAD family phosphatase: MTSTVPAPLTRTADGSALQAVLLDMDGTLVDTEGFWWDVEVEVFARLGHTLDDSWRHVVVGGPMTRSAGFLIEATGADITLPELTVLLNQGFEDRIGHSLPLMPGATRLLAELSAHRIPTALVSASHRRIIDRVLDTLGPAHFGLTVAGDEVPRTKPHPDPYLFAAAGLGADPVRCAVIEDTATGVAAAEAAGCQVVAVPSVAPIAPAPGRTVVGSLEDVDLPFLRGLITVR, encoded by the coding sequence ATGACCAGCACGGTCCCCGCGCCATTGACCCGTACGGCAGACGGCTCCGCCCTCCAGGCCGTCCTCCTCGACATGGACGGCACCCTGGTGGACACCGAGGGCTTCTGGTGGGACGTCGAGGTCGAGGTCTTCGCCCGGCTCGGCCACACCCTCGACGACTCCTGGCGCCATGTCGTGGTCGGTGGCCCCATGACCCGCAGCGCGGGCTTCCTGATCGAGGCCACCGGCGCCGACATCACCCTCCCCGAGCTCACCGTCCTGCTCAACCAGGGCTTCGAGGACCGCATCGGCCACTCCCTGCCGCTGATGCCCGGCGCCACCCGGCTGCTGGCCGAACTGTCCGCGCACCGGATCCCCACCGCCCTGGTCTCCGCCTCGCACCGGCGCATCATCGACCGGGTCCTCGACACCCTCGGCCCCGCGCACTTCGGCCTGACGGTCGCAGGCGACGAGGTGCCGCGCACCAAGCCGCACCCCGACCCGTACCTGTTCGCGGCCGCCGGACTCGGCGCGGACCCGGTCAGATGCGCGGTGATCGAGGACACCGCGACCGGTGTCGCCGCCGCCGAGGCCGCAGGCTGCCAGGTCGTGGCCGTGCCCTCCGTCGCCCCCATCGCCCCGGCCCCCGGACGGACCGTCGTCGGCTCCCTCGAAGACGTCGACCTGCCATTCCTGCGCGGCCTGATCACCGTTCGATGA
- the metH gene encoding methionine synthase, producing the protein MASSPQSPSADSRTRVSALREALATRVVVADGAMGTMLQAQDPTLEDFENLEGCNEILNVTRPDIVRSVHDAYFAVGVDCVETNTFGSNHTAASEYDIADRVHELSEAGARIAREAADEHTARDGRQRWVLGSVGPGTKLPTLGHIDYATIRDGYQANVEGLLAGGADALIVETTQDLLQTKASVLGARRALEATGADVPLVVSMAFETTGTMLLGSEIGAALTALEPLGIDMIGLNCSTGPAEMSEHLRYLARHSRIPLLCMPNAGLPILTKDGAHFPLDPEGLADAQENFVRDYGLSLIGGCCGTTPEHLRQVVERVRDLTPTERHPQPEPGAASLYQTVPFRQDTSYLAIGERTNANGSKKFREAMLEARWDDCVEMAREQIREGAHMLDLCVDYVGRDGVADMKELAGRFATASTLPIVLDSTEVPVIEAGLEKLGGRAVINSVNYEDGDGPESRFAKVTKLAQEHGAALIALTIDEEGQARTPEKKVEIAERLIDDLTGNWGIHESDILIDTLTFTICTGQEESRKDGLATIEAIRELKRRHPDVQTTLGLSNISFGLNPAARILLNSVFLDECVKAGLDSAIVHASKILPIARFSEEEVQTALDLIYDRRAEGYDPLQKLMALFEGATAKSLKAGKAEELAALPLEERLKRRIIDGEKNGLEADLDAALTDRPALDIVNDTLLDGMKVVGELFGSGQMQLPFVLQSAEVMKTAVAYLEPHMEKVEGDEAGKGTIVLATVRGDVHDIGKNLVDIILSNNGYNVVNLGIKQPVSAILEAAEEHRADVIGMSGLLVKSTVIMKENLEELNQRGLAADFPVILGGAALTRAYVEQDLHEIYEGEVRYARDAFEGLRLMDALIGVKRGVPGAKLPELKQRRVRASAAVVEEERPEEGHVRSDVATDNPVPTPPFWDTRVIKGIQLKEYASWLDEGALFKGQWGLKQARTGEGPTYEELVETEGRPRLRGLLDQLQTENLLEAAVVYGYFPCVSKDDDLIILDEEGNERTRFTFPRQRRGRRLCLADFFRPEESGETDVVGLQVVTVGSRIGERTAQLFESNAYRDYLELHGLSVQLAEALAEYWHARVRSELGFSGEDPADVEDMFALKYRGARFSLGYGACPNLEDRAKIADLLRPERIGVQLSEEFQLHPEQSTDAIVIHHPEAKYFNAR; encoded by the coding sequence ATGGCCTCGTCGCCACAGTCCCCTTCCGCCGACAGCCGGACCCGTGTGTCCGCGCTCCGCGAGGCGCTCGCCACCAGAGTGGTGGTCGCCGACGGAGCGATGGGCACCATGCTGCAGGCCCAGGACCCCACGCTCGAGGACTTCGAGAACCTCGAAGGCTGCAACGAGATCCTCAACGTGACCCGCCCGGACATCGTCCGCTCGGTCCACGACGCCTACTTCGCGGTGGGCGTCGACTGCGTCGAGACCAACACGTTCGGGTCCAACCACACGGCCGCCTCCGAGTACGACATCGCCGACCGCGTGCACGAGCTGTCCGAGGCCGGTGCCCGGATCGCCCGCGAGGCGGCCGACGAGCACACCGCCCGCGACGGCCGCCAGCGCTGGGTCCTGGGCTCCGTCGGCCCCGGCACCAAGCTGCCCACCCTCGGCCACATCGACTACGCCACGATCCGCGACGGCTACCAGGCCAACGTCGAGGGACTGCTCGCCGGCGGCGCCGACGCCCTGATCGTCGAGACCACCCAGGACCTGCTCCAGACCAAGGCCTCCGTACTGGGCGCCCGCCGCGCGCTGGAGGCCACCGGCGCCGACGTGCCCCTCGTGGTCTCGATGGCGTTCGAGACCACCGGCACGATGCTGCTCGGCTCCGAGATCGGCGCCGCGCTGACCGCGCTGGAGCCGCTCGGCATCGACATGATCGGCCTGAACTGCTCGACCGGCCCGGCCGAGATGAGCGAGCACCTGCGCTACCTCGCCCGGCACTCCCGCATCCCGCTGCTGTGCATGCCGAACGCCGGCCTGCCCATCCTCACCAAGGACGGCGCGCACTTCCCGCTCGACCCCGAGGGCCTGGCCGACGCCCAGGAGAACTTCGTCCGCGACTACGGCCTCTCCCTGATCGGCGGCTGCTGCGGCACCACCCCCGAGCACCTGCGCCAGGTCGTCGAACGGGTCCGCGACCTCACGCCCACCGAGCGCCACCCGCAGCCCGAGCCCGGCGCCGCCTCCCTCTACCAGACGGTCCCCTTCCGCCAGGACACCTCCTACCTGGCGATCGGCGAGCGCACCAACGCCAACGGCTCGAAGAAGTTCCGCGAGGCCATGCTGGAGGCCCGCTGGGACGACTGCGTGGAGATGGCCCGCGAACAGATCCGCGAGGGCGCCCACATGCTGGACCTCTGCGTGGACTACGTGGGCCGGGACGGCGTCGCCGACATGAAGGAGCTCGCCGGCCGCTTCGCCACCGCCTCCACCCTGCCGATCGTCCTGGACTCCACCGAGGTCCCCGTCATCGAGGCCGGCCTGGAGAAGCTCGGCGGCCGCGCGGTCATCAACTCCGTCAACTACGAGGACGGCGACGGCCCCGAGTCCCGCTTCGCGAAGGTCACCAAGCTCGCCCAGGAGCACGGCGCCGCGCTGATCGCGCTGACCATCGACGAGGAGGGCCAGGCCCGCACCCCCGAGAAGAAGGTCGAGATCGCCGAACGGCTCATCGACGACCTGACCGGCAACTGGGGCATCCACGAGTCGGACATCCTCATCGACACCCTGACCTTCACCATCTGCACCGGTCAGGAGGAGTCCCGCAAGGACGGCCTCGCCACCATCGAGGCCATCCGCGAACTCAAGCGCCGCCACCCGGACGTCCAGACCACCCTGGGCCTGTCCAACATCTCCTTCGGCCTCAACCCGGCCGCCCGCATCCTGCTCAACTCCGTCTTCCTCGACGAGTGCGTCAAGGCGGGCCTGGACTCGGCGATCGTCCACGCGTCGAAGATCCTCCCCATCGCCCGCTTCAGCGAGGAAGAGGTGCAGACCGCCCTCGACCTGATCTACGACCGCCGTGCCGAGGGCTACGACCCCCTCCAGAAGCTGATGGCCCTGTTCGAGGGTGCCACCGCCAAGTCCCTCAAGGCCGGCAAGGCCGAGGAGCTGGCCGCGCTCCCGCTGGAGGAGCGCCTCAAGCGCCGGATCATCGACGGCGAGAAGAACGGCCTGGAGGCCGACCTGGACGCGGCCCTGACGGACCGCCCCGCCCTCGACATCGTCAACGACACCCTCCTGGACGGCATGAAGGTCGTCGGCGAGCTCTTCGGCTCCGGCCAGATGCAGCTGCCGTTCGTCCTCCAGTCCGCCGAGGTCATGAAGACCGCCGTCGCCTACCTCGAACCGCACATGGAGAAGGTCGAGGGCGACGAGGCCGGCAAGGGCACCATCGTGCTGGCCACCGTCCGCGGAGACGTCCACGACATCGGCAAGAACCTCGTCGACATCATCCTGTCCAACAACGGCTACAACGTGGTCAACCTCGGCATCAAGCAGCCGGTCTCCGCGATCCTGGAAGCCGCCGAGGAGCACCGCGCCGACGTCATCGGCATGTCGGGCCTCCTGGTCAAGTCCACGGTGATCATGAAGGAGAACCTGGAGGAGCTCAACCAGCGCGGACTTGCCGCCGACTTCCCGGTCATCCTCGGCGGAGCCGCGCTGACCAGGGCGTACGTCGAACAGGATCTGCACGAGATCTACGAGGGCGAAGTTCGCTACGCCCGCGACGCGTTCGAAGGACTGCGCCTCATGGACGCCCTCATCGGCGTCAAGCGCGGGGTGCCCGGCGCCAAGCTGCCCGAGCTCAAGCAGCGCCGGGTGCGCGCCAGTGCCGCGGTGGTGGAGGAGGAGCGGCCCGAGGAGGGGCACGTCCGCTCCGACGTGGCCACCGACAACCCGGTGCCCACCCCGCCGTTCTGGGACACCCGCGTCATCAAGGGCATCCAGCTCAAGGAGTACGCCTCCTGGCTCGACGAGGGGGCCCTCTTCAAGGGCCAGTGGGGGCTCAAGCAGGCCCGCACCGGTGAGGGACCGACCTACGAGGAGCTCGTCGAGACCGAGGGCCGGCCCCGGCTGCGTGGCCTCCTCGACCAGCTCCAGACCGAGAACCTCCTGGAAGCCGCCGTCGTCTACGGCTACTTCCCGTGCGTGTCCAAGGACGACGACCTGATCATCCTCGACGAGGAGGGCAACGAGCGCACCCGCTTCACCTTCCCGCGCCAGCGCCGCGGCCGCCGCCTGTGCCTCGCCGACTTCTTCCGCCCCGAGGAGTCGGGGGAGACCGACGTGGTCGGCCTCCAGGTCGTCACCGTCGGCTCGCGGATCGGCGAGCGGACCGCCCAGCTCTTCGAGTCCAACGCCTACCGCGACTACCTCGAACTGCACGGCCTGTCCGTCCAGCTGGCCGAGGCGCTCGCCGAGTACTGGCACGCGCGCGTGCGCTCCGAGCTCGGCTTCTCCGGCGAGGACCCGGCCGACGTCGAGGACATGTTCGCCCTGAAGTACCGGGGCGCCCGCTTCTCCCTCGGCTACGGAGCCTGCCCGAACCTGGAGGACCGCGCCAAGATCGCCGACCTGCTCCGGCCCGAGCGCATCGGCGTCCAGCTCAGCGAGGAGTTCCAGCTGCACCCCGAGCAGTCCACCGACGCGATCGTCATCCACCACCCGGAGGCGAAGTACTTCAATGCCCGCTGA
- a CDS encoding IclR family transcriptional regulator: MARNIQSLERAAAMLRLLAGGERRLGLSDIASSLDLAKGTAHGILRTLQAEGFVEQDEASGRYQLGAELLRLGTTYLDVHELRARALVWTDDLARSSGESVHLGVLHQQGVLIVHHVFRPDDSRQVLEIGAMQPLHCTALGKVLSAYDPVAHSEALESDRKPFTDRTVCELEDFEQILDVTRARGYAADVEETWEGVASIAAPIHDRRRMPVGAVGITGAVERLCRSDEEGALRPELIAAVRDCARAVSRDLGAGRF, translated from the coding sequence ATGGCACGGAACATCCAGTCGCTCGAACGGGCGGCCGCGATGCTGCGGCTCCTCGCGGGCGGCGAGCGGAGACTCGGCCTGTCGGACATCGCCTCGTCCCTGGACCTGGCCAAGGGCACCGCGCACGGCATCCTGCGCACCCTCCAGGCGGAGGGGTTCGTGGAGCAGGACGAGGCCTCGGGGCGGTACCAGCTGGGCGCCGAGCTGTTGCGTCTGGGCACCACCTACCTGGACGTGCACGAGCTGCGCGCGCGTGCGCTCGTGTGGACGGACGACCTGGCCCGCTCCAGCGGCGAGAGCGTCCATCTGGGCGTGCTGCACCAGCAGGGCGTGCTGATCGTGCACCACGTCTTCCGGCCCGACGACAGCCGGCAGGTGCTGGAGATCGGCGCCATGCAGCCCCTGCACTGCACGGCGCTCGGCAAGGTGCTCTCGGCCTACGACCCGGTGGCGCACAGCGAGGCGCTGGAGAGCGACCGCAAACCGTTCACTGACCGGACCGTGTGCGAGCTGGAGGACTTCGAGCAGATCCTCGACGTCACACGCGCGCGTGGGTACGCGGCGGACGTGGAGGAGACCTGGGAGGGCGTCGCGTCCATCGCCGCGCCCATCCATGACCGGCGGCGCATGCCCGTCGGCGCGGTCGGCATCACGGGCGCCGTGGAGCGGCTGTGCCGGTCCGACGAGGAGGGCGCGCTGCGTCCCGAGCTGATCGCGGCGGTGCGGGACTGCGCCCGCGCGGTCTCGCGGGATCTGGGCGCCGGCCGGTTCTGA
- a CDS encoding MIP/aquaporin family protein, with translation MSSSDIFIGETIGTAILILLGGGVCAAVTLKASKARNAGWLAITFGWGFAVLTAVYTSAPLSGAHLNPAVTLALALKKDGISWGDVPVYWGGQLLGAMIGAALVWVAYYGQFHAHLTDKEIVGAPGAQATAAKAVEAQEKGAGPVLGVFSTGPEVRVAWQNVATEVIGTIVLVLAVLTQGLNGDGKGLGTLGALITALVVVSIGLSLGGPTGYAINPARDLGPRIVHALLPLPNKGGSDWGYAWVPIAGPLIGGAIAAGIYNIAFA, from the coding sequence GTGTCCAGCTCCGACATCTTCATCGGCGAGACCATCGGTACCGCCATACTCATCCTGCTCGGCGGTGGCGTGTGCGCCGCCGTGACGCTGAAGGCCTCCAAGGCCCGTAACGCCGGCTGGCTCGCCATCACCTTCGGGTGGGGCTTCGCCGTGCTGACGGCCGTCTACACCTCGGCGCCGCTCTCCGGCGCCCACCTCAACCCGGCCGTGACACTGGCGCTCGCGCTCAAGAAGGACGGCATCTCCTGGGGCGACGTCCCGGTCTACTGGGGCGGGCAGCTGCTCGGCGCCATGATCGGCGCGGCGCTGGTCTGGGTCGCCTACTACGGGCAGTTCCACGCGCACCTCACCGACAAGGAGATCGTCGGTGCTCCCGGCGCCCAGGCCACGGCCGCCAAGGCCGTCGAGGCGCAGGAGAAGGGCGCGGGACCGGTCCTCGGCGTCTTCTCCACCGGCCCCGAGGTCCGGGTCGCCTGGCAGAACGTCGCCACGGAGGTCATCGGCACCATCGTGCTGGTGCTGGCCGTCCTCACGCAGGGTCTTAACGGCGACGGCAAGGGCCTGGGCACCCTGGGCGCCCTGATCACCGCACTCGTCGTCGTCTCCATCGGTCTGTCCCTCGGCGGCCCGACCGGCTACGCGATCAACCCGGCCCGTGACCTCGGTCCGCGTATCGTGCACGCCCTCCTGCCCCTGCCCAACAAGGGCGGCTCCGACTGGGGCTACGCCTGGGTCCCGATCGCCGGTCCGCTGATCGGCGGCGCGATCGCCGCAGGCATCTACAACATCGCTTTCGCTTAG